In the genome of Candoia aspera isolate rCanAsp1 chromosome 1, rCanAsp1.hap2, whole genome shotgun sequence, one region contains:
- the TMIGD1 gene encoding transmembrane and immunoglobulin domain-containing protein 1 gives MQGIIYPTFLFVVALVPCAVTGVHLAINSNTADFQLATKPGQTQSLWCTVWDHHQEEELLWLRGDGTVGLQEGNRANASNICISPVMEEDNGVSFTCQLARDKSIQISVRLNVTYAPILSGEDPPAIPGEWDATLSCHVKANPPAELTWYKDNQILGLEESHHWVHQTSELFQLTIKHVQQSDEGIYTCAAVSPHGISRKDFHLVITERKLPFPTEAVIAAAVVISLTALFALVVRREKIVKCFKKTDSPSQTAL, from the exons ATGCAGGGCATCATTTACCCAACATTCCTGTTCGTTGTAGCGCTTGTGCCGTGTGCTGTCACAG GCGTTCATCTGGCCATCAACTCCAACACGGCTGACTTCCAGCTGGCAACCAAGCCGGGCCAGACCCAGTCGCTCTGGTGCACCGTTTGGGACCACCACCAGGAAGAGGAATTGCTTTGGCTGCGAGGAGACGGGACCGTCGGCCTGCAGGAGGGGAACAGAGCCAACGCCAGCAACATCTGCATCTCCCCCGTCATGGAGGAGGACAACGGCGTGTCTTTTACCTGCCAGCTGGCCCGGGACAAATCCATCCAGATCTCTGTGCGGCTCAATGTCACGT ACGCCCCCATCCTAAGCGGAGAAGACCCTCCCGCCATCCCCGGAGAGTGGGATGCGACGCTCAGTTGCCATGTCAAAGCCAACCCCCCTGCTGAGCTTACCTGGTACAAGGACAACCAGATCCTGGGCCTGGAGGAGTCCCACCACTGGGTTCACCAGACCAGTGAGCTGTTCCAGCTGACCATTAAGCACGTCCAACAGTCGGATGAAGGAATATACACGTGCGCGGCTGTCTCTCCGCATGGAATAAGCCGTAAAGACTTCCACCTGGTAATCACAG AGAGAAAACTGCCCTTCCCCACCGAAGCCGTCATTGCTGCAGCCGTGGTGATTTCGCTGACAGCCCTCTTTGCCCTTGTGGTCCGACGAGAGAAGATTGTAAAG TGTTTCAAGAAAACTGACTCTCCAAGCCAAACTGCACT gtgA